The Chitinophaga parva genomic sequence ACTGTGATTCACAACATTGAGCTGCAGCCTGGTAAAGGCGGTGCAATTGCCCGTTCTGCCGGTACTTACGCCCAGCTGTCCAACAAGGAAGAAAAGTATGCCGTACTGAAAATGCCTTCCGGTGAGCTGCGCAAAGTGCTGAGCTCCTGCATGGCTACTGTAGGTACTGTTTCTAACTCTGACCACGCCCTGCAGAGCATCGGTAAGGCTGGTGCCAACCGTTGGAGAGGTATCCGTCCGCGTACCCGTGGTGTTGCGATGAACCCCGTTGATCACCCGATGGGTGGTGGTGAAGGTAAATCTTCCGGTGGTCACCCGCGCTCCAGAACTGGTAAATACGCGAAGGGCCTGAAAACGCGTAAACCTAACAAGAGCTCAAACAAACTGATCCTCAGCAAAAAAGGCGGCAAGTAATTAAACTAACATCAGCATCCAGTTTCCGGTAGCCGGAGGATAAGTGAAGAGAAAGCGAGATAAAAACGATTGCTGGAAGCTGGATAAAACATAAACACTATGGGTCGTTCCATTAAAAAAGGTCCTTACATAGACCTGAAATTGCAGAATAAAGTTGATAAAATGAACGAAGGTAGCAAGCGTACTGTTATCAAGACCTGGAGCCGCCGTTCTACTATCTCCCCGGATTTTGTAGGCCACACTTTCGCAGTGCACAATGGCAACAAATTTATCCCGGTGTATGTAACCGAGTTCATGGTAGGCCATAAACTGGGTGAATTTGCTCCTTCCCGTAACTTCAGAGGCCACGCTGCTAAGAAAATGTAGTAATGGCTGCAGATTGCAGGAATTAAATTAACAACAACAAGAAACTTAATTAAACATGGAAGCAGTAGCTAAGCTTAATAATAATCCAACTTCTCCCCGTAAAATGCGTCTGCTGGCAGACCTGATCCGTGGTATGGAAGTGGAAAAAGCTTTGAATGTTTTGAAATTCCATCCTAAGCACCCCAGCACCCCGCTGGAAAAACTGCTGTTGTCTGCCGTTGCTAACTGGAAAGTTAAGAACGAAGGCGTACGGGTTGAAGATGCCAACCTGGTTGTAAAGACCATCTTCGTTGATGGTGGCCGCATGCTGAAGAGAATGCGTCCTGCACCCCAGGGTAGAGGTTACCGCGTTCGTAAGAGAAGCAATCACGTAACCATCATCGTTGATAGCCGCGCTTAATCGACGGAAAGAGAAGAAATCAAAATATTACAAACTCATAGACAAATAAACCGAACATGGGTCAGAAAACAAATCCTATTGGTAGCAGGTTAGGTATCATCAGAGGATGGGACTCTAATTGGTATGGCAGCAAAAAGGATTATGCTACCAAACTGATTGAAGATAACAAAATCAGAACTTACCTGAATGCCCGTATCAACAAAGGTGGCATTTCAAGAGTAGTGATCGAAAGAACACTCGGTAAGCTGATTATCACCATCCATACTTCCAAACCTGGTATCATCATAGGTAAAGGTGGTGGAGAGGTTGATCGCATCAAGGAAGAGCTGAAGAAGCTCACCGGCAAAGATGATGTTCAGATCAACATCCTGGAGATCCGCCGTCCCGAGATCGACGCTAATATCGTGGCTGAAACGATCGCTAAACAGATCGAAAGCCGCATCAACTATAAACGCGCCATTAAAATGGCGATCGCTACTGCGCTCAGAATGGGTGCAGAAGGTATCAAGATCAAGGCTTCCGGCCGTCTGGGTGGTGCTGAAATTGCCCGCTCTGAAGAGATCAAATCCGGTCGTGTGCCTTTGCATACTTTCCGTATGGATATCGACTACGCTTCCCTGTTTGCCATGACCGTTTACGGTAAGATCGGTATCAAGGTATGGATCTGTAAAGGTGAAGTACTGGGCAAACGTGACCTGAACCCGAACGTGCTCTCCGGTAAAGAAGGTGAAGTACGCGGTGGTGGTGAACACCGTCGTGAAGGCGGCCGTTCCGACAGGGGCGATAACAACCGTGGCGGTGGCCGTGGCGGTGACAGAAGAGGTGGTGACAACCGTGGCGGTGGCCGCAGATAGTCTGCAGGTATCGTAACGAACCATCTTAAGAGACAAACCAATTGAGATTAACTTTTAATAACATATAACATGTTACAGCCCAAGAGGACGAAACACAGGAAAATGCATAAAGGCCGCATCAGAGGCAATGCCAAAAGAGGCGCTACGCTGGCCTTTGGCTCCTTCGGTCTGAAAGCAATGGAACCTAAGTGGATCACCGACCGGCAAATTGAAGCTGCCCGTGTGGCGCTGACCCGTCATATGAAACGTGAGGGTAATGTCTGGATCCGTATTTTCCCTGACAAGCCTATCACTGCCAAACCGTTGGAAGTACGTATGGGTAAAGGTAAAGGTGCGCCTGATCACTGGGCTGCCGTGGTAAAACCGGGCCGTATTTTGTTCGAAGCAGACGGTGTACCCCTGCAGGTAGCAAAAGAAGCCATGGAACTGGCCGCACAGAAATTGCCGATCAAGGTGAAATTTGTGATCCGCCGCGATTTCGTTGCTTAATCCGCTGAGGAATAACCAACGGTCCGCCACAAACCAAACATCCAACAACTAAAATAACAGAAAACAATGGCACAAGCTAAGCTGGACGTGAAAAGCCTGAATGATCAGGACTTGAAAGACAAGATCCAGGACGAAACAGTACGTCTGAAGAAAATGTCCTTCGGTCATGCTATCACGCCGATCGAAAATCCGATGAGCATCCGCCTGCTGAGAAGGGATATTGCGCGCCTGAAAACGGAGCTTCACCGCAGAGCTACGGGCAAATAATCCCTGCCGACGGCAGCATGACCGGCCCACCGGTCTGTTTATAAATAACAATACTCCCCGCAAGGGTTCAGAGGTTAAAATACTTCAACAATGACGACCGAAAGAAAAGTTAGAAAAACCAGAGTTGGTGTAGTATCAAGCAACAAGATGGATAAAACCATCACTGTTAGCGTTGAGCGTAAAGTAAAGCACCCGATTTATGGTAAGTTCTTGAAAAAGACCACCAAGTTCATGGCACACGACGAAAAGAACGAGTGCAGCATTGGTGACACCGTTAAGATCATGGAAACACGCCCCTTGAGCAAAAACAAGTCCTGGCGCCTGATCGAGGTGATCGAAAAAGTAAAATAATTATTTCAAACTTGTTTCAAGCTGCCAGCTGCCGTAGCTGCAGCCGCTGACTAAACAACAAATTCATTACGATGATACAGCAAGAGACCAGACTGAGTGTAGCCGATAACAGCGGTGCCAAGGAAGTATTGTGCATCCGCGTGCTGGGCAACTCCGGCCAGGACTACGCCAAAGTAGGCGATAAGATCGTGGTTACCGTAAAAGATGCTATCCCCGGCGGCGGCGCCAAGAAAGGGATGGTTACCAAGGCGGTAATTGTTAGAACCAAAAACAAATTACGTCGTAAAGACGGTTCTTATATCCGTTTCGATGATAACGCCGTTGTGCTGCTGAATAACTCAGATGACCCGCGCGGTACCCGTATTTTCGGTCCGGTTGCCCGTGAGCTGCGTGACAAGGGCTATATGAAAATTATCTCCCTCGCACCTGAGGTACTGTAATAAAACGGTAATAAAGTAGCTAAAGGCAAAGTGGATGGCGGCCCCGGCCGAAACTTCCACTTTGCACTTTCGACTTTATAACGTATTTTTGCAGCCCGTTTCCAAAACGAGACAAAACATTTATCAAGCGAAACAACCGTTTCGCTTGGCGTTTATAAACAAAAAAGTAATGAAAACTAGATTCAAGCCTAAGTTCAACGTGAAGAAAGGCGACCTCGTTGTAGTGATCGCTGGCGATGATAAGGACAGAACTAAACCCCGCAAGGTACTGGAAGTACTGCCGCAGGAAGCACGCATCCTCGTTGAGGGCGTGAATATCATCACCAAGCACACCAAACCTACTGCACAGAATACCAAAGGCGGTATTGTAAAGCAGGAAGGTCCGATCGCTATTTCCAACGTAATGTTGTGGGACGCTAAGGCTGGTGCACCTACTAAGGTTAGCAGAAAGCGTGAAAACGGTAAATTAGTTCGTATCGCTAAAAAATCAGGGGAGGTAATTAAATAATGGCAAACACTACATATACTCCGAGACTTGCTGCCAAATATAAAGATGAAGTGGTAGCTGCGTTGATGAAAAAATTCAACTACAAGAGCGTTATGCAGGTTCCCCGCCTGGTTAAAATCTGTCTGAACCAAGGTATCAACGGTGCCGTAGGTGACAAGAAACTGGTGGACATTGCAGTGGACGAAATGACCCGTATCTCTGGTCAGAAAGCCATTCCGACCCTGTCTAAGAAAGATATTTCCAACTTTAAGTTGCGTAAACATATGCCCATCGGCACCCGCGTTACCCTGCGTAGCGTGAACATGTACGAATTCCTGGACCGCCTGGTATCCGTGTCACTGCCCCGCGTACGTGACTTCAAGGGTATCAACGAGAAAGCTTTCGACGGCCGTGGCAACTACACCCTGGGTGTTACCGAGCAGATCATCTTCCCGGAAATCGACATCGACAAGGTGACCAAGATCGCGGGTATGGATATCACTTTCGTGACCACCGCCCAGACCAACGAAGAAGCCTACGAACTGCTGAAAGAACTGGGCTTGCCGTTCAAGAACATCCGTAAGGAACAAGCATAAATCCTTGACAGCTTCCACACCTGACCACAGGGTGGAAGCTGGAATTTTTATAAACTGCCCTTTTTAACTAACACTCATTATGGCAAGAGAATCCGTAAAAGCCAGACAAAGAAAGAGAGAGGCCCTGGTAGCCAAATTCGCAGAAAAACGCGCTGCCCTGAAAGCAGCCGGTGATTATGCCGCTTTGGACAGACTGCCCAAGAATGCATCTCCCGTTCGTCTGAAAAACAGATGCCAGCTCTCCGGTCGTCCCAGAGGTTACATGAGACATTTCGGTATCTGCCGTAACATGTTCCGTGACCTGGCCCTGGAAGGCAAGATCCCTGGCGTTCGTAAAGCTAGCTGGTAAGCACAGACCGCCCTGGTGGCGAGACTTACAGCACTTTCACAAGTTCATTTTTTATTGATACCTATCTATAATTGATTGGATATCGCATTGTAAACAGACAAATTTTACAAAACAATGGTTACTGATCCAATTGCCGACTTCTTAACAAGAATCCGCAACGCTCAGATGGCAACTCACCGCATCGTTGAGATCCCTGCCTCTAAACTGAAAAAACGCATTACCGAAATCCTGTACGACAAAGGGTATATCCTGAAGTACAAATTCGAAGAAGATAACAAACAAGGTGTTATCAAGATCGCGTTGAAGTACGATCCCACCACTAAAGAGCCTGCAATCAAGGAATTACATCGCATCAGCCGTCCGGGTCTGCGTCAGTACGCTAAGCCCGAAGATTTTAAGCGTGTGAAGAATGGTCTGGGCGTCGCTATCATCTCTACCTCAAAAGGCGTGATGACCGACAAGGAAGCGAAAGCACAGAACGTTGGTGGCGAAGTAGTTTGCTCCATCTACTAATATTATCTGCCCGGACTTTCGACAATTAAGCGCTCTATACGGCCGCTGAACACGGAACCCGGATAATCAAAATACTAATACTTTAAAGTTTAAAGTTATGTCTCGTATAGGTAGAAGCCCTATCAAGCTGGAAAGCGGTGTTACAGTTACTGTTTCCGCTGCCAATGAAGTAACCGTTAAAGGTCCCAAAGGCGAGCTGAAAAGGGAAGTTGACCGTGATATCAAGGTGGAAATAGTTGATGGTCACATCAACGTAACCCGCCCCACTGATCAGATCCGTCACCGTGCCCTGCACGGTCTGTACCGCGCCCTGATCGCTAACATGGTAAAAGGTGTAACCACTGGCTTTACCAAACAACTGGAACTGGTGGGTGTAGGTTACAAAGCCACACACTCCGGCCAGCTGCTGGACCTGTCACTGGGTTACTCTCACAATATTGTTTTCGAAGTTCCCAAAGAACTGAAGGTGAACACCGTAACTGAAAAAGGTGCTAACCCGAAGATCATGCTGGAAAGCATCGATAAGCAGCTCCTGGGCCAGGTAGCCGCTAAGCTGCGCAGCCTGCGTAAACCCGAACCGTACAAAGGTAAAGGTGTACGCTACAGCGATGAAGTGGTACGTAAGAAAGCCGGTAAATCTGCTGGTAAATAATATTAGTGCGGGGCTATCGTTTGCCGGCTGGTTCCGGCAAACGCTCCTACCGCTTTTTCCCATTCATTTAACGAAGTTCCCGGCAGCATCGGGATCTATAAATACAATATCATGAACAACAAAGTTGTCAACAGACAGAAGATCCGCTATCGCATCCGCAAGAAGGTTTTCGGCACTCCCACGGCTCCCCGTTTGTCCGTATTCCGCAGCAATAGCGACATCTACGCGCAGCTGATCGACGATACCAATGGCGCTACCATTGCGTCTGCCTCCAGCCGTGACAAGGCCCTGAAAGGCATCACCGGTACCAAGTCAGAAAAAGCAAAACAGGTAGGTGCAGCCGTAGCAGCAAAAGCTGTTGCACTGGGCGTTACCAAATGCGTTTTTGACAGAAATGGTTATCTCTACCACGGCCGTGTACAGAACCTGGCAGACGGTGCGAGAGAAGGTGGCCTGCAATTCTAATTTCGTTTTAGAATTACACGCTGATATTAATCTTAAATCTAAAAATCCCGCCAGGGCAAACTGGCCGGGTAATTCTAAAGCATAATTGTAAAAATGGCACAGAATTCATTCAATAAAATCAAAGCCGGCGACCTGGAACTGAAGGAAAAGGTTGTGGCTATCAACAGGGTTACCAAAACCACCAAAGGCGGACGTACGTTCTCTTTCTCTGCCCTGGTAGTAGTAGGTAACGAAGCTGGCGTAGTAGGCCATGGCCTCGGTAAAGCCAAAGAAGTACAGGAAGCTATCACCAAAGGTATCGATGACGCCAAGAAGAACCTGATCAAGGTTCCCGTAATGCACGGTACTATTCCCCACGACCAGCTGGCAAAAGAAGGTGCTGCTAAAGTACTGATCAAACCCGCTGCTCATGGTACTGGCGTAATTGCTGGTGGTTCTATGCGCGCCG encodes the following:
- the rplB gene encoding 50S ribosomal protein L2; its protein translation is MALKKYKPMTAGTRWKIGNAYAELTTDQPEKSLLAPIKRTGGRNVQGRRSMRYIGGGHKKHYRIIDFKRDKKDIPATVKSVEYDPNRSAFIALLNYADGEKRYILAPQGLQVGATVVSGENVAPEVGNALLMKNMPLGTVIHNIELQPGKGGAIARSAGTYAQLSNKEEKYAVLKMPSGELRKVLSSCMATVGTVSNSDHALQSIGKAGANRWRGIRPRTRGVAMNPVDHPMGGGEGKSSGGHPRSRTGKYAKGLKTRKPNKSSNKLILSKKGGK
- the rpsS gene encoding 30S ribosomal protein S19, whose product is MGRSIKKGPYIDLKLQNKVDKMNEGSKRTVIKTWSRRSTISPDFVGHTFAVHNGNKFIPVYVTEFMVGHKLGEFAPSRNFRGHAAKKM
- the rplV gene encoding 50S ribosomal protein L22; translation: MEAVAKLNNNPTSPRKMRLLADLIRGMEVEKALNVLKFHPKHPSTPLEKLLLSAVANWKVKNEGVRVEDANLVVKTIFVDGGRMLKRMRPAPQGRGYRVRKRSNHVTIIVDSRA
- the rpsC gene encoding 30S ribosomal protein S3, which encodes MGQKTNPIGSRLGIIRGWDSNWYGSKKDYATKLIEDNKIRTYLNARINKGGISRVVIERTLGKLIITIHTSKPGIIIGKGGGEVDRIKEELKKLTGKDDVQINILEIRRPEIDANIVAETIAKQIESRINYKRAIKMAIATALRMGAEGIKIKASGRLGGAEIARSEEIKSGRVPLHTFRMDIDYASLFAMTVYGKIGIKVWICKGEVLGKRDLNPNVLSGKEGEVRGGGEHRREGGRSDRGDNNRGGGRGGDRRGGDNRGGGRR
- the rplP gene encoding 50S ribosomal protein L16, which produces MLQPKRTKHRKMHKGRIRGNAKRGATLAFGSFGLKAMEPKWITDRQIEAARVALTRHMKREGNVWIRIFPDKPITAKPLEVRMGKGKGAPDHWAAVVKPGRILFEADGVPLQVAKEAMELAAQKLPIKVKFVIRRDFVA
- the rpmC gene encoding 50S ribosomal protein L29, with product MAQAKLDVKSLNDQDLKDKIQDETVRLKKMSFGHAITPIENPMSIRLLRRDIARLKTELHRRATGK
- the rpsQ gene encoding 30S ribosomal protein S17 — its product is MTTERKVRKTRVGVVSSNKMDKTITVSVERKVKHPIYGKFLKKTTKFMAHDEKNECSIGDTVKIMETRPLSKNKSWRLIEVIEKVK
- the rplN gene encoding 50S ribosomal protein L14, with product MIQQETRLSVADNSGAKEVLCIRVLGNSGQDYAKVGDKIVVTVKDAIPGGGAKKGMVTKAVIVRTKNKLRRKDGSYIRFDDNAVVLLNNSDDPRGTRIFGPVARELRDKGYMKIISLAPEVL
- the rplX gene encoding 50S ribosomal protein L24 codes for the protein MKTRFKPKFNVKKGDLVVVIAGDDKDRTKPRKVLEVLPQEARILVEGVNIITKHTKPTAQNTKGGIVKQEGPIAISNVMLWDAKAGAPTKVSRKRENGKLVRIAKKSGEVIK
- the rplE gene encoding 50S ribosomal protein L5, which translates into the protein MANTTYTPRLAAKYKDEVVAALMKKFNYKSVMQVPRLVKICLNQGINGAVGDKKLVDIAVDEMTRISGQKAIPTLSKKDISNFKLRKHMPIGTRVTLRSVNMYEFLDRLVSVSLPRVRDFKGINEKAFDGRGNYTLGVTEQIIFPEIDIDKVTKIAGMDITFVTTAQTNEEAYELLKELGLPFKNIRKEQA
- the rpsN gene encoding 30S ribosomal protein S14; amino-acid sequence: MARESVKARQRKREALVAKFAEKRAALKAAGDYAALDRLPKNASPVRLKNRCQLSGRPRGYMRHFGICRNMFRDLALEGKIPGVRKASW
- the rpsH gene encoding 30S ribosomal protein S8, which gives rise to MVTDPIADFLTRIRNAQMATHRIVEIPASKLKKRITEILYDKGYILKYKFEEDNKQGVIKIALKYDPTTKEPAIKELHRISRPGLRQYAKPEDFKRVKNGLGVAIISTSKGVMTDKEAKAQNVGGEVVCSIY
- the rplF gene encoding 50S ribosomal protein L6, producing MSRIGRSPIKLESGVTVTVSAANEVTVKGPKGELKREVDRDIKVEIVDGHINVTRPTDQIRHRALHGLYRALIANMVKGVTTGFTKQLELVGVGYKATHSGQLLDLSLGYSHNIVFEVPKELKVNTVTEKGANPKIMLESIDKQLLGQVAAKLRSLRKPEPYKGKGVRYSDEVVRKKAGKSAGK
- the rplR gene encoding 50S ribosomal protein L18 encodes the protein MNNKVVNRQKIRYRIRKKVFGTPTAPRLSVFRSNSDIYAQLIDDTNGATIASASSRDKALKGITGTKSEKAKQVGAAVAAKAVALGVTKCVFDRNGYLYHGRVQNLADGAREGGLQF
- the rpsE gene encoding 30S ribosomal protein S5: MAQNSFNKIKAGDLELKEKVVAINRVTKTTKGGRTFSFSALVVVGNEAGVVGHGLGKAKEVQEAITKGIDDAKKNLIKVPVMHGTIPHDQLAKEGAAKVLIKPAAHGTGVIAGGSMRAVLESAGITDVLAKSLGSANPHNVVKATFKALGLLREPIGVAKTRSVSLKKVFNG